The following proteins come from a genomic window of Oikeobacillus pervagus:
- a CDS encoding tRNA (adenine(22)-N(1))-methyltransferase codes for MNKDQLSKRLQCVVSYIPKGYSLADIGSDHAYLPCYAVLSGISSKTIAGEVVEGPYQSAKQQVMNAELMDRIDVRKGDGLEVISKGEVDCITIAGMGGTLISSILEKGKKKLEGVKRLILQPNVQAINVRKWLLDNNWRLIEEEIVEENEKIYEILVAEKGDPMQPYNQLELELLVGPFLLKRMGSSFIRKWKWEKEQWEKILTNLEKTEQTKEIMQKQRELQQKIQMIEGVL; via the coding sequence ATGAATAAGGATCAACTTTCTAAAAGATTACAATGTGTTGTCTCATACATACCAAAAGGATATTCATTGGCTGATATTGGTTCAGATCATGCCTATTTACCTTGTTATGCTGTCTTAAGTGGAATCTCTTCAAAAACGATCGCAGGTGAGGTAGTGGAGGGGCCATATCAATCAGCAAAACAACAAGTGATGAATGCAGAGTTAATGGATCGAATCGATGTACGCAAGGGGGATGGACTTGAAGTTATATCTAAAGGAGAGGTGGATTGTATCACAATCGCAGGTATGGGTGGGACATTAATCTCTTCCATTTTAGAGAAAGGCAAAAAGAAGCTTGAGGGTGTAAAGAGGTTAATCCTACAACCGAATGTGCAAGCGATCAATGTTCGGAAATGGCTTCTTGACAATAATTGGCGTCTAATAGAAGAAGAAATCGTCGAAGAAAATGAAAAAATATATGAAATACTTGTTGCTGAAAAAGGCGACCCAATGCAGCCATACAACCAGTTAGAATTGGAATTATTAGTTGGTCCCTTTCTATTGAAAAGGATGGGATCTAGTTTTATTCGAAAATGGAAATGGGAAAAAGAGCAGTGGGAAAAGATTTTAACTAATCTAGAAAAAACAGAGCAGACGAAAGAGATTATGCAAAAACAACGAGAGCTACAACAGAAGATTCAAATGATCGAGGGGGTTTTATAA